One genomic segment of Sebastes fasciatus isolate fSebFas1 chromosome 17, fSebFas1.pri, whole genome shotgun sequence includes these proteins:
- the LOC141754418 gene encoding major histocompatibility complex class I-related gene protein-like — translation MRQVPMEPLIVTLLTISLHGAAAVTHSMKYFDTGSTGVPNFPEFVVVGLVDEVQMYHYDSNTRRAEPKQDWMNNVTEDYPQFWEGEAEKCMGHQQFFKVGIEVAKQRFNQTGDVHIYQLMYGCEWDDETEEVKGYDQWGYDGEDFLSFDLKTETWVAPKPQAVFTKHKLDNDKALIALRKHYITQRCPDYLKNFVNYGRSVLLRTELPSVSLLQKTPSSPVSCHATGFYPDIAALFWRKDGEELHEDVDLGEILPNHDGTFQMSADLKLSSVPPEDWRRYDCVFQLSGVKDDLVTKLDKAVIMTNREKLTDMTVPIIAAVVVLALVLIAVIGVVIYKKKNAKRPPSPVNNAEVLEELNPGS, via the exons ATGCGACAGGTCCCAATGGAGCCGTTGATTGTGACTCTCCTGACAATAAGCCTACATGGCGCGGCAG CAGTGACTCACTCTATGAAGTATTTCGACACTGGATCTACTGGAGTCCCAAACTTCCCAGAGTTTGTGGTTGTTGGGTTGGTTGATGAAGTTCAGATGTATCACTATGACAGTAACACCAGGAGAGCAGAACCCAAACAGGACTGGATGAACAACGTCACAGAAGATTATCCTCAGTTTTGGGAGGGGGAGGCTGAGAAATGTATGGGTCACCAGCAGTTCTTCAAAGTCGGCATTGAAGTTGCAAAGCAGCGCTTCAACCAAACTGGAG atGTCCACATTTACCAGTTGATGTACGGCTGTGAATGGGACGATGAGACTGAGGAGGTTAAAGGTTATGATCAGTGGGGTTATGATGGAGAAGACTTCTTATCATTTGACCTGAAGACAGAGACATGGGTCGCTCCAAAACCACAGGCTGTcttcaccaaacacaagttgGATAATGACAAAGCTTTGATAGCACTGAGAAAACACTACATCACCCAGCGTTGTCCTGATTATCTGAAGAATTTTGTCAACTATGGGAGGAGCGTTCTGCTGAGAACAG AGCTTCCCTCAGTGTCTCTCCTCCAGAAGACTCCCTCCTCTCCAGTCAGCTGCCACGCTACAGGTTTCTACCCTGACATAGCCGCACTGTTCTGgaggaaagatggagaggaGCTTCATGAGGACGTGGACCTCGGAGAGATCCTCCCCAACCACGATGGAACCTTCCAGATGAGTGCTGACCTGAAACTTTCATCAGTCCCACCTGAAGACTGGAGGAGGTACGACTGTGTGTTTCAGCTCTCTGGTGTGAAGGACGACCTCGTCACCAAACTGGACAAAGCAGTGATCATGACCAACAGAG agaagctCACTGACATGACCGTCCCCATCATCGCTGCAGTGGTTGTTCTTGCTCTCGTCCTCATCGCTGTGATTGGAGTCGTCATTTATAAAAAGAAGAACG CCAAACGCCCTCCATCTC CTGTAAACAACGCTGAGGTCTTGGAGGAACTGAATCCAGGATCCTAA
- the LOC141754404 gene encoding major histocompatibility complex class I-related gene protein-like isoform X1: MRKVIFLLCLCHAASAVIHSMKYIHTGSTGVPNFPEFVVVGLVDEVQMYYYDSNTRRAEPKQDWMNNVTEDYPQFWEGEAEKCMGHQQFFKVGIEDAKQRLNQTGDVHIYQMMTGCEWDDETDEVKGYYQYGYDGEDFLSFDLKTETYVAPKPQAVFTKHKLDNDKALIALRKHYITQRCPDYLKKFVNYGRSVLLRTELPSVSLLQKTPSSPVSCHATGFYPDIAALFWRKDEEELHEDVDLGEILPNHDGTFQMSADLKLSSVTAEDWRRYDCVFQLSGVKDDLVTRLDKAVIRTNREKEKLTDMTVLIIAAVVVLALVLIAVIGVVIYKKKNAKRPPSPVNNAEVLEELNPGS, from the exons ATGAGGAAAGTTATTTTCCTGCTGTGCCTCTGCCACGCTGCATCCGCAG TGATTCACTCTATGAAGTATATCCACACTGGATCTACTGGAGTCCCAAACTTCCCAGAGTTTGTGGTTGTTGGGTTGGTTGATGAAGTTCAGATGTATTACTATGACAGTAACACCAGGAGAGCAGAACCCAAACAGGACTGGATGAACAACGTCACAGAAGATTATCCTCAGTTTTGGGAGGGGGAGGCTGAGAAATGTATGGGTCACCAGCAGTTCTTCAAAGTCGGCATTGAAGATGCAAAGCAGCGCTTGAACCAAACTGGAG atgtCCACATTTACCAGATGATGACTGGCTGTGAATGGGACGATGAGACTGATGAGGTTAAAGGTTATTATCAGTATGGTTATGATGGAGAAGACTTCTTATCATTTGACCTGAAGACAGAGACATACGTCGCTCCAAAACCACAGGCTGTcttcaccaaacacaagttgGATAATGACAAAGCTTTGATAGCACTGAGAAAACACTACATCACCCAGCGTTGTCCTGATTATCTGAAGAAGTTTGTGAACTATGGGAGGAGCGTTCTGCTGAGAACAG AGCTTCCCTCAGTGTCTCTCCTCCAGAAGACTCCCTCCTCTCCAGTCAGCTGCCACGCTACAGGTTTCTACCCTGACATAGCCGCACTGTTCTGGAGGAAAGATGAAGAGGAGCTTCATGAGGACGTGGACCTCGGAGAGATCCTCCCCAACCACGATGGAACCTTCCAGATGAGTGCTGACCTGAAACTTTCATCAGTCACAGCTGAAGACTGGAGGAGGTACGACTGTGTGTTTCAGCTCTCTGGTGTGAAGGACGACCTCGTCACCAGACTGGACAAAGCAGTGATCAGGACCAACAGAG agaaagagaagctCACTGACATGACCGTCCTCATCATCGCTGCAGTGGTTGTTCTTGCTCTCGTCCTCATCGCTGTGATTGGAGTCGTCATTTATAAAAAGAAGAACG CCAAACGCCCTCCATCTC CTGTAAACAACGCTGAGGTCTTGGAGGAACTGAATCCAGGATCCTAA
- the LOC141754404 gene encoding major histocompatibility complex class I-related gene protein-like isoform X2 has translation MRKVIFLLCLCHAASAVIHSMKYIHTGSTGVPNFPEFVVVGLVDEVQMYYYDSNTRRAEPKQDWMNNVTEDYPQFWEGEAEKCMGHQQFFKVGIEDAKQRLNQTGDVHIYQMMTGCEWDDETDEVKGYYQYGYDGEDFLSFDLKTETYVAPKPQAVFTKHKLDNDKALIALRKHYITQRCPDYLKKFVNYGRSVLLRTELPSVSLLQKTPSSPVSCHATGFYPDIAALFWRKDEEELHEDVDLGEILPNHDGTFQMSADLKLSSVTAEDWRRYDCVFQLSGVKDDLVTRLDKAVIRTNREKLTDMTVLIIAAVVVLALVLIAVIGVVIYKKKNAKRPPSPVNNAEVLEELNPGS, from the exons ATGAGGAAAGTTATTTTCCTGCTGTGCCTCTGCCACGCTGCATCCGCAG TGATTCACTCTATGAAGTATATCCACACTGGATCTACTGGAGTCCCAAACTTCCCAGAGTTTGTGGTTGTTGGGTTGGTTGATGAAGTTCAGATGTATTACTATGACAGTAACACCAGGAGAGCAGAACCCAAACAGGACTGGATGAACAACGTCACAGAAGATTATCCTCAGTTTTGGGAGGGGGAGGCTGAGAAATGTATGGGTCACCAGCAGTTCTTCAAAGTCGGCATTGAAGATGCAAAGCAGCGCTTGAACCAAACTGGAG atgtCCACATTTACCAGATGATGACTGGCTGTGAATGGGACGATGAGACTGATGAGGTTAAAGGTTATTATCAGTATGGTTATGATGGAGAAGACTTCTTATCATTTGACCTGAAGACAGAGACATACGTCGCTCCAAAACCACAGGCTGTcttcaccaaacacaagttgGATAATGACAAAGCTTTGATAGCACTGAGAAAACACTACATCACCCAGCGTTGTCCTGATTATCTGAAGAAGTTTGTGAACTATGGGAGGAGCGTTCTGCTGAGAACAG AGCTTCCCTCAGTGTCTCTCCTCCAGAAGACTCCCTCCTCTCCAGTCAGCTGCCACGCTACAGGTTTCTACCCTGACATAGCCGCACTGTTCTGGAGGAAAGATGAAGAGGAGCTTCATGAGGACGTGGACCTCGGAGAGATCCTCCCCAACCACGATGGAACCTTCCAGATGAGTGCTGACCTGAAACTTTCATCAGTCACAGCTGAAGACTGGAGGAGGTACGACTGTGTGTTTCAGCTCTCTGGTGTGAAGGACGACCTCGTCACCAGACTGGACAAAGCAGTGATCAGGACCAACAGAG agaagctCACTGACATGACCGTCCTCATCATCGCTGCAGTGGTTGTTCTTGCTCTCGTCCTCATCGCTGTGATTGGAGTCGTCATTTATAAAAAGAAGAACG CCAAACGCCCTCCATCTC CTGTAAACAACGCTGAGGTCTTGGAGGAACTGAATCCAGGATCCTAA
- the LOC141754409 gene encoding class I histocompatibility antigen, F10 alpha chain-like, translated as MKYFYTASTGVPNFPEFVSVGFVDEVQIDHYDSNTRRDEPKQDWMSKVTEKDPRYWERETGHRMATQQWFKTNIEVVKQRFNQTGGVHVLQRTYGCEWDVETDEVKGYDQWGYDGEDWISFDLKTGTYIASKQQAVITKHKWDNDTTKIAQTKYYLTQICPKWLKKYVNYGRSSLQRTELPSVSLLQKTPSSPVSCHATGFYPDRATLFWRKDGEDLHEDVDLGEILPNHDGTFQMSADLNLSSAEDWTRYDCVFQLSGVKDDLVTRLDKVRSNRVDGRPKKGCDYLLLPTDMTVLIIAAVVVLALVLIAVIGFVIYKKKNDKYPQHKLESSSSGSSTDSGNSDTPLIK; from the exons AtgaagtatttctacactgcgTCTACTGGAGTCCCAAACTTCCCAGAGTTTGTGTCTGTTGGGTTTGTTGATGAAGTTCAGATAGATCACTATGACAGTAACACCAGGAGAGACGAACCCAAACAGGACTGGATGAGCAAAGTCACAGAGAAGGATCCTCGGTACTGGGAGAGGGAGACTGGCCATCGTATGGCGACCCAGCAGTGGTTCAAAACCAACATTGAAGTTGTAAAGCAGCGCTTCAACCAAACTGGAG gtgtcCACGTTCTACAGAGGACGTACGGCTGTGAATGGGATGTTGAGACTGATGAGGTTAAAGGTTATGATCAGTGGGGTTATGATGGAGAAGACTGGATATCATTTGACCTGAAGACAGGGACATACATCGCTTCAAAACAACAGGCTGTCATCACCAAACACAAGTGGGATAATGACACAACTAAGATAGCACAGACTAAATACTACCTCACCCAGATTTGTCCTAAATGGCTGAAGAAGTATGTGAACTATGGGAGGAGCTCTCTGCAGAGAACAG AGCTTCCCTCAGTGTCTCTCCTCCAGAAGACTCCCTCCTCTCCAGTCAGCTGCCACGCTACAGGTTTCTACCCTGACAGAGCCACACTGTTCTGgaggaaagatggagaggaCCTTCATGAGGACGTGGACCTCGGAGAGATCCTCCCCAACCACGATGGAACCTTCCAGATGAGTGCTGACCTGAACCTTTCATCAGCTGAAGACTGGACGAGGTACGACTGTGTGTTTCAGCTCTCTGGTGTGAAGGACGACCTCGTCACCAGACTGGACAAAGTCAGGAGCAACAGAG TTGATGGACGTCCCAAAAAAG GTTGTGACTATTTGTTGTTGCCCACTGACATGACCGTCCTCATCATCGCTGCAGTGGTTGTTCTTGCTCTCGTCCTCATCGCTGTGATTGGATTCGTCATTTATAAAAAGAAGAACG ataAATATCCTCAACACA AGCTCGAGTCTTCTTCAAGTGGTTCTTCAACAGACAGTGGAAACAGCGACACACCACTGATCAAATGA